TCCTTACACTAGCCACTGATGCCTTTCCCACTTATGTTATCCAAAAGGTTTTTTTCCTCCAATTCCTATAGAATTTTGTATCTTGAGTCTCTAATTAAGGATGTTGAGATTAATCGGACATAAACTTCTGTACTTACCTTATAATTTTTTATAGCTTCTTGAGCATGGACCAGCGGTCTACTTCAGGATACTAATTGCTAATCTAATGGGGCATGTGTTACACCTAAGCCTTCATCTCTATGGTTGTCGGGTGATCCAGAAGGTAAGCTGAACACTATATCTTTTCTAACATCTCATGATGGAAGGAATTAATAAGGTGTGCTTGTAGATTGCAGAACTGCACTTTTATATTTGGAAAGCCCTCGGATTTGTAATGTCATGTAAGATAGAATATGTAATTTAGTCAAACCATTCATTCTCTTGTTAATATGTTCATTATCTTAGAGAACTTCTGTTATAAATATAATGTAATGTCAAATGCATAAATAGTTTAAGCTGATTATGTTTCATTATGTTTTAAGTTTTTACCCTGGTATGCCATATTGTTTCGTTGCGAGCTTGGTCACTGATGGTGTCTCTTTGTTCAGGCTTTTGAAATAAGCGACATTGATCAACAAATAAAGATGGCCACGGAGCTTGATAGCAACCTATTCAAATGTATCTGCGATCAACATGCAAACCACGCCGTTCAGAAATGCATGGAGTGTGTGCAGCCACAGTATATCCAATTCATCTATAGACGGTTATGTGGCAAGGCCAAGATGTTATCCACCCATCCTTTTGGATGCCATGTGGTTCAGGTAGTTAGTTTGAGCATTACACTTTTTACCGCTTCCTATCTTTTGACGTTTGTTTGGACCTTGTTCACTAATTATTCCTCCGATCCTCGTGATCTTCTTAGAAAATACTGGAGTTCTGCAAGGATCCTCAAATTATGGACATGTTTATCACGGAGATTCTCGATTGTGTAAAGGAGTTGTCTGTAGACCCATATGGAAACTACGTTGTGCAGGTAAAGTGTGTAGTGGTTTGTAATTGATGAAATAATGTCGCAGCTAAACCCACAATTCACATGTGTGTTCTATCGACATGTTGCAGTACATTGTGGAGCATGGAGGACCTCGTCATCGACAAATTATTATGTTGAAATTTGCTGGAAGTATAGTACAGATGAGCCACCAGAAGCACTCTTCCAAAGTCATTGAGAAGTGCCTAATCTATGGCAGCTACCACGATTGCAAGCTTCTCATAAATGAGATCCTTTCTGCAGGCGGTGGTCAAACCGCAGATCATCTCGTGGTATGTGGCTCTTGAGATCTTACTGCTGTTACTCGACATCCCTAGAGAGATATACATGACTAATCTTGAGTGGTTACCTGGTCATGCAGGGCATGATAATCCACCAGTATGCAAACTGCGTGGTGCGGCAGATGATTGATGTGGTGAACGATTGGCAGTTCAACGTGATCATGGATGTGCTGAGGCGCAACAGGGACACTTTGGTCATGTACGCTCAAGGGAGGCAGGTCATCGCGCAGGTCGAGAGGCTCCTCAACGGCATGGCACCGTCCCCCGACTTCTTTGGGCAAACATCATCGTCGTCCCAGTTCATCTAGCGTGTTTTAAGCTCTTTTTACAATGGTTTGCGTTGTATGTCTCTCTTCTTCATCCTGGAGCATAAATCGAATTAAGGTGAACCAGTTGCTTTCGTTTTCCCCATTAGGTGAACTGAATTGTTTCTGTAGAGGAGAACCGAACTATAACCTCCTCTGGTCTAAACACTTGTCAGGCACCCAGCCTATACCATTATCTATGAATTGAACTATTTGTTTTCCATACAATTTTCTTTTGTGAGGGCTTCACCAATTAAGTTTAGGACTTCAAAATATCTTCCTGGTTGGTTTCACCAGGCATATGCATGTTCCAGGTCGACCAGGCAGTAAAAGTTAGTATACTCTTATGTAGCTAGACGGCTCATTCAGGCTTTGAATTCAGAAATATACACACAGTATATCACGTGATGCATCATTTAGGTTTATTGTTTTGTGGGTGATGTATCATTTTGGTTGTGGTGGGCAGAATGTGCTTTAAGGTACCGGTTGGGCCTCGCAGCCTCGTCGAAGGCGTGGCTGTAGGCACTGTGGCAGATGGCAACTGCACTGTCAGCTTCTAGGATGAGTGGTGCACGGCTCCACTCAATGACAAGGGCAGCTCCTTCCATGCACGCAACAATACTTTGATCAGTTTTTCTTTTGCGCTTGACTTATGCTGTCCTACGCTCCTACTGTCCTAGTTTAGTAAGttttccctctgtaaactaatattaAATCTTTTAGATCACTAAAGGGAGTACGTAATATATGCATTCCCACAAGAAAAGGTACACAAAACAAACTTGATTTGCATTGATCTAACGAACCACTCCGTACATTCGTATTTccttcgtcccacaatataagacgttttgacAAACATAAACTTATAAAAATGTCTTATATTGTGGAACGGACACGTCTTATACTGTGAGACGGAAAGAGTACCTTGCACATCTAAACAGTAAACACCATCTAGCAGCTATACGTACGTATCAGGATAATCTGTCGGGCGGGTGGGAGCTGCTCCATTGTCCTGGTCTTAGTAATATAGTCTTCTTTTTGCATTCGGCTCGCGAATGCTATATCTCGCTTACTACGAGATACATCAGCGCCCGCCTTCGGCGCTCCTACTAGTTGGTTGGACTAGTAAGCGGTTTTCCTTTTGCGCGAGTTCATCTCACATGTTTCTTATTTATGCAGTGTTTTTTTATTCGGTGCATAGTGCATTGCTTCTCACCAGGCTCAGCCAGGTGGACCACTCTAGCCTGCTACTTTGTTTTTTccattttgttttttctttgtatttattttattttattaacacataccttttctttttattctatTTTAAGGTTCCTTTCTtcttattatttttcatttttattttaggtTTCTTGTTCCttcctttttgttttttcatttttgtAGTTTTTCAGATATATGTTGACTTTGTTCTAATAAACATCGGACATTTATTATATACATGGTGAACATTGTTGAGATGGAGGTTGAATACTTTTCAAAAATgtcatgaacatttaaaaaaaaatatGTACATTTCTCTTAATAGCTAGATTATTGTTATATGTTATGAAGATTTTTATAAAATCAAGTGAGCTAATTTAAATTTTATGAGTACTTCCTCAAATGTTATGAACACATTTTTAAACCTATTTTTTATGAATTAGAATATATTTTAACTTTTTCATGAAGATGTTTTTGGAAGAATTATGAATATATGTTTAAtcttattttttcctttctttatatttt
This region of Triticum aestivum cultivar Chinese Spring chromosome 2D, IWGSC CS RefSeq v2.1, whole genome shotgun sequence genomic DNA includes:
- the LOC123049862 gene encoding pumilio homolog 1-like — encoded protein: MPIAPSHNAYSCHFHLPTIALSRFCHAASDLSANRREIEQEDAEEEEALEDDPKSEEESTVHNQKLPQIGDTYIDPFQPMNSCAFTTNSVVKDYTELPSQIPLLNMDVVEDLHAQSSSSSSRSVPSNFANLMAMQEACLRALIDPDQELSCKLWRQSPEALKNHYALDVDMACSGGHVPNINAPGNSQVNSLLQLIKNPVNQSMRLINVKGHVPALSADPIGSCFIRQKLDEATTGEIVMLYKEITPHILTLATDAFPTYVIQKLLEHGPAVYFRILIANLMGHVLHLSLHLYGCRVIQKAFEISDIDQQIKMATELDSNLFKCICDQHANHAVQKCMECVQPQYIQFIYRRLCGKAKMLSTHPFGCHVVQKILEFCKDPQIMDMFITEILDCVKELSVDPYGNYVVQYIVEHGGPRHRQIIMLKFAGSIVQMSHQKHSSKVIEKCLIYGSYHDCKLLINEILSAGGGQTADHLVGMIIHQYANCVVRQMIDVVNDWQFNVIMDVLRRNRDTLVMYAQGRQVIAQVERLLNGMAPSPDFFGQTSSSSQFI